The genomic DNA AATAAATGTGAGTGGATCCCATTCAAGTTCAATGCACCACACTGTAGTCACATGGGAGGTCCGTGGGAACGTTTAATTCATACGGTGCGCAACGCTCTTGAACCTCTCCTGATGAAAGTTGGAAACCAACTCGATGATGAAACTTTGCGAACATTTCTGACGGAGGTGGAGTGTATCGTCAACTCAAGGCCTCTTAGTGTTGACTATCTGTCTGACGCAGAAGCACCCGAGCCGTTAACGCCTAACCACCTTCTCACTATGAAACCCAAACGAGTGTTACCGCCTCCAGGAGAGTTTCAAAGACCTGACGTGTACTGTCGTAGAAGATGGAGAAGAGTGCAGTTTTGTGCAAATGAATTCTGGCTGAGATGGCGTGAAGAATATCTTCAAATGTTACAAGTTAGACACAAATGGGTTCGGCCAAAGAAAAACCTCACCGTTGGTGACATAGTGATCTCTAAAGAAAACGAAGGAGCGAGAAGGAAGTGGCCAGTCGGAAAAGTAGTAGAAGTGTACCCAAGCGAAGACGGTCTTGTCAGAAAGGTCAAGTTACTGATGGCAGATGGAAATTTAGATGAACATGGGAAGCGCCAAGGTCCGCCTTCGTATCTGAACAGACCTATACACAAACTCGTTCTACTGCTGACTGCAGATGAAGTGAAAGACGATGATGATGTTTGCCAGGAGACCAAGGAAGTCCCCATCGAGGAGCCAGCAAAGAATACTTAGCGCTTATACAAGGAACATTGACAAACTTTGCTTTTGTGAACTCTTAATTTTAATCAACGTTTGAACAGATCTTTACAGTATCTTTTGGGCTCGAGCTTAGTTTTTGTTCTATTTACATGCAAGTTCAAAGTTTTCATATTTTGCAACTGTAAAGACAGTTGGGGAGCCATGTTACTGCAGTACCGCAGTAATAAATTAAGTGTCTGCGGTTTCCGCCAATTAGTTAGGTAACCGCTCCTGCGAGCtttttcccgccatgttgttgttgttcacttcACATGTGTGATGTGTTCCATGTCGTTTTTCAAGTCGCCGTTAAGCGGCACTAAGTTGTTATCTCAAGCTctggaataaatgtttttttttatcttgcgaaCAACGACGTCTGGATTTGTTGAAACTCCTCGGGACGCCAGGTGTGCGTACGAGGCAGCCACAGTATCTTCTTACTGTTCATACCACGGTGCACCATGCTTAAGGTAAAGTTGCACACTAAGGTTTATTACCTAGTTATGGAAAACGACAATCTaaaatttgcttacattttgctttattaacttttttccttctttatcAGTTGCTGAGCTACAGCAACTTCAAAACCCGGCTCAGTCAACTACTGGCCGAAAAGGACCATGAAAAGGACCAAGCTTTAAAAAATGTGGACACCCAAGAAAAGGCCACAAGAAGGGGCAGTGTTCCTCCACTACAGTACCAGTGGACAAGCAGTAACCTTAAGGCCCTGACTTGGTCATTTTTAAAGAAGCACTAGTACATTATTATCCAGGTCTATCCATTTCTTCAGTGCCCACTCTTTGTAACTTTTCATTTGAGTGCTCTTTATTTCACAAAGCCTTGTGTTTGCATTTATGCAATGAAACATTTTAATACAGTGAAAGCAAAGCACCCATATACAGGTATTGACTGAGGAATGGAATTTTATTACCAGTTGCTAAAGATTTACGAGTTacaaaaattcttcaaaaaGAAAGTGTCTAAATAGTTTACTaacatttcaaaacttgtcaTTTCTAGGCTTGTTTTGTGTCTGATGCTTATTCTATTATCAGTATATTATTTGAGTTACAGAGGTATAATGGTTCACTGAATTAGGATTCCCTTTTCTACTACTGAATAAAGAGGAAATCGTGTTGTGCACTGTTAATAAACTCAGACTATTGTGTTTCTAATATGAATAAGAAACTTCTGCTGGAcacaaaaaagagaaatgtGACTTTCTGGCAAAGTTGGGTGTACCTTTTAAAAACTGAGCAAGAAGTGGgatttatttatctggctgccACTGCTAAGGTAAACGTAATAACTGTCAGTTACTTGAACCAATAACGTCACCTTGAACACATATCGTTCAatggacaataatattatcaaTAATGATAACAACCAACAATAGAGTTATCATGATTCGATATAATAGCAATAATGAATCAGGATGACTCTTGCAGTGAAGTGACTACTGTCAACAAAATCCCTCTTGCTATAATCCTCGCCTGCACACACTGTATTGCATTTGGGGGTTCTGTACCAGATAAAAGAGTCTTTATGTTTTCTCCCATCCTCCAATTCACACATAAATCAATTCACACATAAATCAGTGCTGCATATCCTGAAGCTTGTTTGCTGGGCCCCAACAGAACACACCAATTTTGGAATTAAATGGCTATGAACAAAGGCCCATAGCCGCTTTAATAAATCATGTTTTGAGATCATAAATAATTTACTAGGATCAAACTTAAATATATTTGtggcccagtaaaggtgagggcactCAAAAACGCCAAAAGCATCAAGATTCACCGAAATTATGCTCGCCCCACCCGAAGGAAATGCAGCACTGAAAAATTAACTAAACAAGGAAGGAAAAGGAACTGCTGCCCTTGCAAGCAAAGTCCTCTTCCCCATGAATAGGTAATAACAGTAATGAAAGCCCTTGCAAGTCAGACCTTGCATATGTGCATGTAAAAGTAGTAGTCGATATTACAATTAACTTGATGCaagaaaataccataaaaaaTAATTGGGAAACTGCTGCCCTTGCCAGCCAGCCCCAGCAATTGTAAAAATAGAAATGTACACTGGCAGCATGCTGTGCCACATCACAAAATTAAGATGGAAAGATAGGCGAGAAATTAAACGGGAGACTGCAGCCCATGCATGTCAGCCCCCatttaaaataatgaaaatgaaaatccttagaATACCACCACTCCGTAACTCTGAACTCATGAAAACTGCTGCCCTTGCAAGTCAGTAAAATCAGTCCAGAGCACGACAGGGGCAGAAAGCAGCAACCTCCCCCGCAGGATGCTGCCACTAGCTCTAACTTAATTAACTATGTTGATAATGAAGGGATTCTAATATATTTGTGGAATGCATCAGACTTCCAACGCCCTAAAGCCCTAATCTGCGAATCAGACATTCCAGCATCAGCAGCATACGAGGCGGCACCAATACGAAAGCTACGACCTTTATAACGGGAAGGGTCAAGGCCGCAATACTTAATGGCCATGGAAAGCTTGTCAATAAATATAGCTCGTGAGACAGGGGAACCATCAGCAAGGCAAAAAAGAGGCCCTGGCCCACTCCCCCTAAGAGACAAATAAGCCAAAATGATATGTACAGGACAGAAAGTGTTGCGACGATTAATAACAACTGAAAAAGGTCTCTGGTTGTAATTATGTTTGAAGTCAAGAAAGGTGAACTTTAAAGAAATGACCCTTTGATTCGCATCCACCAGCTGTGTAAGTTGGTGAAGTTGAATAAGAGAGCCTCTCTCCTTAGTGGTTGTCCAAGTGAACTCACCAACCCGAATACAAGCGAAAAAGGCAAGTGAACACATGGCCTGAAATAAACAACTATCATATGGTGAATGGCAAATTTACCTGCAGATTCCAAAAGTCTATTTAGAATTGGCAGGGTAATTGGCAGCCGACTATCGAGACGAGAGCCAAGCTTTCCATAACCTTTAAGCATCTGAACAATAAAAAAGACCTTGGTGGGATCAGGAAAACCAGACAGCTTGTGGCAGTAGCCTAAAGCTGAGACATATGTGCTCACTGTGGAAGGAGCATAGTGACGGTCATGCATGTGTGCGATAAAAAGTGCCAAAACAGGGGGTGAAATGGGCAGGGTAGCAGAAACACTCGgtagaattacatgtaaaaattgtgaaaagagCTTCCATGCCCGTTGATAACTTGGAAGCGAGGAAGGTTGCAGGCTGGACTGCAATAGTGTGCAAATTACAGGTGCCAATTCTGAGGCTGCAGATGCACAGGAATGTCTGTTGGCTCCCGCTCCATGTGGACTGGGGCCGCTCGCTTGAATGTATCCACCTGTAATCGAGACAAGGAGTCTGCGAGAGTGTTATAAACACCCCTGAcatgtttggccttaaaattaatgttgttttgtaaACAGACCAGTACCAATTTTCGTACAAAAAACATCAAATTCTTGTCCTTGCAAGACTGCTTATTAATGACATAAACGAGTGCCTCGTTATCTGTCAAAAACAGGATGCAACGATTTTGCATTTGGTGACCCCACAGATATAAACTAAGAACAATTGGATAGAACTCAAGCATTGCAATGTTCTGGTGTAACCAATTATCAGGCCATTTCCCATAGCACCATTTCCTGCCAAAAACCGCTCCAAAACCAGCAGCATCAGTATAAAGCTCCAACTTGTCTGAACTGTCCCAAAAGTCCTCAAGAAAAAAGGACTTGCCATTGAGGCCGGTCAAAAAAGATTGCCAAAGCTTTAGGTCAGCTTTGACCTCTAGATTTATCCTTGCATAATGATGTGGCGATTGGACCCCAACAGTGAGATTAATTAATCTTTGCAAAAAGGCTCTACCCGGGACAACTACAGAACAAGCAAAATTTAGCATACCCGTTAGCGATTGGATTTCTTTCAGTGTCACCTTCTTGCGAGTAAGAAAGCTAGCTATCAGACTGAGACATTTGTCAATTTTGTCAAGAGGCAAACGAGCCTCAAAAGAAACAGAATCCAATTCAATTCCAGCAAAGGACAATGTTGTAGCAGGACCACATGTTTTCTCTGGTGCCATGGGAATGCCAAGGTATGAACATAGGTCAAGGAATAGGTTTAACTGATCTTGGCATAATGATTGAGACTTAGCAATAATAAGAAAATCATCAAGTAGGTGAATAATATGATTAATCTTCAGTTTATTCTGAGCAATCCATTCCATTGCAGTACTGAGGGTTTCAAATGTTTTACAGCTACTAGAGCATCCCATAGGCATGCACCGATCGTAATAATACAAATTCTTCCATCTCATACCAAGTAAACTATAATCCACAGGACAGATGGGGATAATCCTAAAAGCATTCTTCACATCGGTTTTGGCTAAAAAACACCCACGACCTGCGGCCTTAATGTGGCGAATGGCATCTGAAATAGTGGCATAGGAAACACTAGTATGGTCTGGGGAGATGCCATCATTAACAGAAGAACCCCTGGGATAAGATAAGTGGTGTATCAATCTAAATTCCCCGGGAGTCTTTTTTGGAACAACACCTAATGAAGAAATCCAAAATGGGTAGAAAGGTCGAGTCCGAAATGGTCCAGCTAGGCGACCTGCCTTGAGTTCCTTACTAATTTTTGCATCTACTACATCAGGGTTTTCTGTAgctgaaattaaattgtttgcGTCTGAGCAACCAGGGTCTCCTTCATGATGTAAGGGAAAACCCTCCCTAAAACCAGATAAAAGAAACACTGCAATGGAATGGTTGTACCCAGAAAGGAAGAAATCTAATCTCTCAACAATGACAGGTGTTGGTAAGTTATAATGTTTCAGGTTGGGACTTGGCAGGCAGGGGTCGGTTGGAAGAGGGTCTACTCTGGCCACGAAAATTACACCGACTGACTGGGTGTGGACGTTCACACTTGTAACATAAATGTTTAAAGGCACAACCAGCATCACAAGCCACTCCCCGGTGAAACTTGAAACAGTACACCTTGGGGATACCTTGATCCTGCTGTTTAGCACGTCCCTGACCGGCTGGATTTGTTTGCTTTTTAAAAGAATGTCGAGCACGCATCCATAACTCCCAATGAATTACACCCCATGGGAATGAAGCAGGTTGTGTCTGTCTTAAAAAACGGAAGTTTTCATCGTAAAACTTCCAATTACCACCCCTGGCTGCCAAATCCTGAACCACTTCCCCATATTTCATGAGGGCGGGGGCCTCATGGGGACACCTACTAGTGTACACTCCCACAAAAACATGAAAGCAACTTAGCCAGGATTCAATTGACAAGTGCTTCTTAGCCTTGGAAACAGGTTCTAAACATAATGAaggaattttttccttgtcacAATTAGTAATGGTTACTTGGTATCTATCCTCAAAAAATGGATTAGACAGTAAAGCACTGAAatcaaagtacatgtactcATTGTTCCAGATCTTTGCACGAAGCTTTTCCGATACTCTGGCGTCGATCGGAAGACTTGGGGAAGAGAAAAGCTCAGTGGGTACTTCTGACTCACCCGACAACGATGCTTGTGTGGTGCTTAAAGAACCAAGCACTATGGCTCCCGCCATTCCTGGAGTTTCAACTGATGTACCAGGCACCAGGACATAGCTGGCTGGTGGAGGTGGCGTGGAAACGAGCAGCACTTCAGACAAAGCACTGGATCCAGAGGTATTGCCTACTGGAGTGCTGCTGGTCTCGACAGGAGGAGAAAGCCGGCGGGTTACTTCGTCTGCCACCCGTGTTACCAATATTGATCCAATATTTCTGGAGAGAGCGAGATGGATTGTGCCTCAACTGGAACTGCGCTTGATGGGGTAGCAGACTGGTCAGTGCTAACCCCAGAAGATGAGCCTGGGTTAGCAGGGGTTGGTTGCACAGCTGCACGCCTGGACTTCTTTCGGGGAGGTTCACCCCTAGCAGCTATTGCAACTGCCTTGGCAGAAGGATTGCGGAGACGAGTTGAGCGCTTTGGGGGCATACTGAGTCTGcaaaaaaaacagtgaaaacacACCAGATACTAcccaaaacaatattttgaaaatgaaaataaaacaggaCCAGTCATGGGAAAACCCAAAGAAGCGGCAAGGAAAGCCTGTCAGACAAAAAGTCGACGCAGCAGCTTCCTTTGTATGCCAAAATAAATCCAAACATAAAAATCAGAGAAGACGAATCTGCCCTGATACAGTGGATAAAACCACAACAAGGAAAACAATGGACGAATCCATAAAGTTGAGGACGAATCCTCCTTAAACTGTGGGGGACAAATCCCCCACAAATAACACAAATAACAGAGTAAGTGAAACAGCCACAAACCCTAATGTAGAGGACGAATCCCCAAACTATAACAATAAAACTTGACACATCAGCGATGAATGTATCAcaacataaaaataaattcCCATGACTGGACTAAAAGTTACAAATTACGGAAAAATTGAGGCGTGGAAGGtgtgaaaattcaaaaaatgcaaggaatgtgtaattttaaattttaaagcaaGCGTAATGCTCGAAAAATGGCGCCCCTGTAACTACGATATAAATGGTACTGACCCGCTGGGTTAAGGTGGACGCCATCCGGTAAATAAAAATCTTTGCCCGGGTGAGAAAAAGCTCGATGgacccaacaaaaaaaaaaacatttgggaTGGGTGACAGCACAACGTCAAGATACTTCTGGAGAATCCCAACGCGCTCGGCAAAAGATGCCGCCTGGTCGTAAGAATGACCACGTGGAATGACATGGCAAACACAAACGACGCGAACCTTATAATCCTCCACTAAGAGACATACTAAGCTCTCTATCTCGGAACCAACaacggcaagatttccgcacaggtccctacttcattgtgcatacactcctttgtttcaagaaaacaatagcgatgaCAATAgtcgtcctttgggactgtggcgctttgttctttctttttagaggttttttttctaagtctatatggactttgaaaaagtcggtcgaacttctgtctgaaatacggaaaatcgaacagtttttcctgcaatttcggcacttttcctgcaattttacccatttttcggttttagaataagcgcaagaagtggagttttaagcaatcgttgtaatagggttcagactcgcaaacataacaaacaaaccaaataaaagtactgtcataagaaatttaatggctacctgctctttttatcgtgaaatttgttcttcctgtctcaacggcttaaaaattcgccgagacactgcaaagtgtatattttcttcctttcctgtacaatgtatttaggatcacgaacagcgcatttagagggattttgcgatttatcgctccttgtagagatcggcaatatgctcaatgatacttccaagtaaatagctttggtagagatccatggatgttcccctaCGAGGAATACTTCGTTTCtttccccatcatgtcttttcaatgccctgctgtgggctcgtttgtctgggtcgacgaagtttaggcgatggttaactgcggtgagatgatgttagcccttgtcttgtaggcagtggTAAACTTTCCGgtcacaggtagctagggctaatattttttcaaggaaagtttacggtcagaaaagtaa from Montipora foliosa isolate CH-2021 chromosome 7, ASM3666993v2, whole genome shotgun sequence includes the following:
- the LOC138009939 gene encoding uncharacterized protein gives rise to the protein MAPEKTCGPATTLSFAGIELDSVSFEARLPLDKIDKCLSLIASFLTRKKVTLKEIQSLTGMLNFACSVVVPGRAFLQRLINLTVGVQSPHHYARINLEVKADLKLWQSFLTGLNGKSFFLEDFWDSSDKLELYTDAAGFGAVFGRKWCYGKWPDNWLHQNIAMLEFYPIVLSLYLWGHQMQNRCILFLTDNEALVYVINKQSCKDKNLMFFVRKLVLVCLQNNINFKAKHVRGVYNTLADSLSRLQVDTFKRAAPVHMEREPTDIPVHLQPQNWHL